A single genomic interval of Ischnura elegans chromosome 3, ioIscEleg1.1, whole genome shotgun sequence harbors:
- the LOC124155121 gene encoding uncharacterized protein LOC124155121, with translation MWRRMADILNELPGPSKAGSDWRKCWTDLKCNVRGRASKAKAARGATGNITTMVDLSQMDVKVLNIIGVETSLGHPVEEYGLPRRPEDVVEYEVVFEADEMLNISAIPAASKPCVTPNPPSLVISPPVCVSPSSSPVNLPSSLVNQPSSPIILPSSPVNEPSSPIIPSSSPFSFNQPSTSTPSMDLPSGSKYKRIMLLR, from the exons ATGTGGAGGAGAATGGCAGATATATTGAATGAGCTGCCGGGGCCATCGAAAGCTGGGAGTGATTGGAGAAAG TGCTGGACAGATTTGAAATGCAATGTCCGAGGGCGGGCATCTAAAGCAAAAGCTGCTAGGGGTGCCACAGGGAACATTACTACGATGGTGGACCTGTCGCAAATGGACGTGAAGGTCCTCAATATCATTGGAGTGGAGACCTCCCTAGGCCATCCTGTGGAGGAGTATGGACTTCCTCGGAGGCCTGAG GATGTTGTGGAGTATGAAGTGGTGTTCGAG GCAGACGAAATGCTGAATATTTCAGCAATACCTGCTGCCTCAAAACCCTGTGTAACACCAAACCCACCTTCACTGGTGATTTCACCCCCTGTGTGTGTGAGCCCATCATCCTCCCCTGTTAATCTGCCATCCTCTCTTGTCAATCAGCCATCCTCCCCTATCATTCTACCTTCCTCACCTGTTAATGAACCATCGTCTCCTATCATTCCATCTTCCTCtccattttcatttaatcaacCATCTACATCTACCCCATCCATGGATCTTCCCTCAGGCAGTAAGTATAAAAGGATTATGCTACTGAGATAA
- the LOC124155122 gene encoding protein ANTAGONIST OF LIKE HETEROCHROMATIN PROTEIN 1-like — MSRETFEYVLGVIANKLKRRHPGLQMITPEKQFLLAIWRMATPDSYRSICEKFDVSRATALLTVRRVTKALASLAPAVIRWPRNDGVQVVWGGFEAISAFPKVLGAIDGTHFHIPAPKNNPEAYVNRKKYHSIQMQGICDHKARFLHCYVGHVGSLHDQRVFRLSEVKDFLGDERKFPNDSHLVGDAAYKLHSNLMVPYRDNGHLTQRQNNFNFCLSSARISIERAFGLLKGRFRSLLHCLPMTDTAEIPQFVLACCVLHNICILHGDDLNEALFEEPREEEAVPPNIDLQAGHLNDQDAAHYKRDTICERLILRNV; from the exons ATGAGTCGAGAAACGTTCGAGTATGTCCTGGGTGTTATTGCGAACAAATTAAAAAGAAGACATCCAGGTCTTCAGATGATTACCCCGGAGAAGCAATTCCTCCTGGCGATTTGGCGAATGGCAACTCCTGATTCATACAG gtcaatttgtgaaaaatttgacGTCAGCCGTGCAACTGCCTTGCTGACTGTACGGAGAGTAACAAAGGCGTTAGCATCACTTGCACCTGCCGTAATACGATGGCCTAGGAACGATGGAGTGCAGGTCGTTTGGGGAGGTTTTGAGGCCATCAGTGCCTTTCCCAAAGTTTTGGGAGCTATTGATGGCACGCACTTCCATATTCCTGCTCCCAAAAATAATCCGGAAGCCTATGtaaatcggaaaaaatatcacTCAATTCAGATGCAG GGAATATGTGACCATAAAGCCCGTTTCTTACACTGCTACGTTGGGCACGTAGGGTCACTTCACGACCAGCGAGTTTTCCGTCTGTCGGAAGTTAAAGACTTTCTTGGGGATGaaagaaaatttccaaatgaCAGTCATTTGGTAGGCGATGCTGCGTACAAGCTGCACTCGAACCTCATGGTCCCCTACCGAGACAATGGACACCTGACTCAACGGcagaataattttaacttttgcttATCATCAGCGAGAATATCCATTGAGAGGGCCTTTGGGCTACTTAAAGGGCGTTTCCGCAGTTTGCTACATTGTCTACCGATGACAGACACTGCAGAAATACCTCAATTTGTCCTTGCTTGTTGCGTGCTACACAACATCTGTATTTTGCACGGAGATGATTTAAATGAGGCATTATTTGAAGAACCTCGGGAGGAAGAggcagttccaccaaatattgaCTTGCAAGCAGGTCATTTGAACGATCAAGATGCTGCTCATTATAAACGGGACACAATTTGCGAAAGATTAATCTTACGCAATGTgtag